A region of the Phyllopteryx taeniolatus isolate TA_2022b chromosome 9, UOR_Ptae_1.2, whole genome shotgun sequence genome:
CACGTTATTCCCGGCATGCATCACACCACGGACAGAGGAGACATACGGCCAACAGAACTATCGCATGTCCACAGAAAGACGTCTTAAAGCCCACAGCGCTGGATCACGTTTGCCACATAAATGAGCCACCATTGTTCCCAATCTGTGTAAAACAGTGATATTCTTTCTCTGCCTTATCTCTGGCTTATAATTTAGGTGTCCAGCTGATCCCCTCACATGACATCCAAGTCTCGATTGGGCACCAGGCTGAAAATGTTCCCTTTGGACAAATTTTTTGATCTTTCAAATGGATCTGTCAGGCTCCTCTGTCTTTACCCCATTTGGGAaaataaacccaaaaaaaaaacaggcgtaGCTCACTGTCAGGGCAAATTAACCGCAAATGTTTTGAGAGTGAGAGATTGTTTTCTCTCcttttccttttgtgttttaacTCTTCTGCAACAGTCGTATCAAGAGACTCCTTGCCAGTTATTTGGTTCAAAGAGAAAGATTTGAGAGCGGCGCAGGCGCTAAATGTTGCGGAGGTGAGGAGggagtgtgtgagagtgtgtagATGCCCGACTAGGAGGTGCCAGCAGGGAGGAATATTGAAAGAGCGCAGGCTGTCATCATCGTCAGTCATCTTCTCGCTTTACTCCCAGACGTCTGAGTTTTGTCTTCCTTTGTCctgcttcttcttcctcctgccTCCACGCTCTCCTTCATGTGACAGGCAGCGCGGTGCGAAACACAAATCTGTGTTTGTTAATGTCAACTGTAGCTGACCCAACAATCTGGGAGTGTCTGCATCCAGTGGGCTGCTTTGAATTCAATTTTAATGTCTAGCAACCACTTTGCAGCCTCGCCTCTCTTTAGCACGCTGGAGATTTTTCACGTAATATTCTAATTGCTGCAGCAGTTTATGAAGTGATGAAATGACGCCAGTGCTGCttgcagaggtagaagcactcAGCCGTACAAAAGTAGAGATTATAATCATACATTAATGGCATGTAAATATAATACTGCAATGGAAATTACAGTATAAAAGCAAGCCCTCCTTCAAATCGTAATGCTGCTATTAAATCACTTTAAATTTAACCCCCCAACCTAAATAGAGCCTAATCCCATTTCGTTGGAAACGCTTGTTTTTTAGTTGAGCACCAGTTTAGCAACAAGGGCAGTGTGCTTCCGTGAGTGTGGGTGCCCAAGAGAAAGGTGCATCAGAGAGTTTGTTTCACAGTGGCCATGTGACACCCTGTGGGGACATTGTTGGTCAACGCTTTGTCCACCTTTCCACCAAAACACAAATCCTGCCTTTTCATCGGCAACATTCAATGGCCCGCGGTCTCGGGAACGAACCCCTTGTTTTGTGTCTCCAGTCACGCTCGTCCAGATATAGTGGGCCATTCTTCGGATAGGTGACTTGATTCTTTATGCAAACTGTTCACCCGTCTTGGGTTCTCTCACCAAAAGGACTGGACGGTTTTTACAGGGAGCGCAGCGTCTGTACTCAGCCCACGTCTGCCTTGTCACTGACTCTTGTCCCATTTAAACGCAGCTGCTCCAGTAACACTCCAGCATTGTTACCAAATTACcttctccatccattcatctattttctctAGCGCATTTCACACCTTTTTTGGCAATAAACTTCTGGCCAGCGGGAGAAAGTGTGGCAGATCCCCAGACAACATTGTAAATATATGAAACCAAGTAAAACATATTTCAGTtgcccaaaacacacaaaagtaaATACTgacccaccattaatgtgaaccCTGAGTCCGTTTTCTAGGGGAGGTTTAAAATAATGGAAACACAGCTACTCAACAGCCAAGGCCTTCATTGTAGACTAATTGAAAATgaaggcacacaaaaaaatcttctTCAAGAAGTGacctcaaaattaaaaaaaatttgattgcATATTTTTCAGGTCAAACCTTTTTTCTAAATGGATTTAAATTTAAACGTAAAAAAGCTGTAAAGGTGATTTAGATATATAGCCCCAGCCGAGCCCAGCTAACTGGACCCTCTTTAATTACTGGTCATCTACGCCAGCATTTGAACAGGTTTTTCCCAGCTCGCTATCCTGTGTGCGTGCTACCCATGCGGGATGGAGGGGTTGGAGTCGACCTGCGAATTGCTGGTTTCTGAAGTAGTACCAAAGGTGGAACGTCCCCGCAACCTTAAACTCACCATCCACCGACGTTTTTGTGGAAAACAATACCCGCTGACGTGGCCACACATTCTAAATATATTAAGGGGGCAAGCCACAACTTGTGTGTGAACACCCCATCGCCCTAAAAGGGACACAAGCACACGCTTTGGTTTTCGTTGCACTGCAGGCTTAATTGTCTAATTCCAATTTAGTGCCTACATACCATCTGTCAATTTGCGCCTGGGTCATATAATCAGATATGTAATCATTTTGGGTTTGTATCAACATTTGGTAGAAGCCTTGCCAATTTTGCGAGTTTTTGGGTGCAATTATAGGACAATGACCAAATATAATTGGGAATGTTTTTCCTTTCTGTTTTTAAGAATCACATATAGATAACAAAGATCTCTGGTCACAtggacctttaaaaaaatactgtaatatgcATGCTAGAGCGATAAATGGCAATTTGTAAAGACACtgtacacacattcacacactacTTGTCCTCATGGAAGATCTAAAACCATCTTTTGAAAAGACGTGTGGCGCCTCTGTGTTATTGAGAATTTGTCAAATCTAagcacagtggtaccttgacttacaagtctTACTCAATTTACTCGCTCTGTATTGTATATCAGCTACATTTTCCCAATTAAAAGGAGTTGAAATGCAATGAATCCATTACAGCCCCTCCCCAAACACCACTATTATTTGTTACAGGTTTTTAATGACGAAAAGCAACACTGTGgtaaaatgtccttttcaaCGGCATGTAGtagtgagtgatgtcaggagctTGTTGGCCATTAGTGAACATGGTTAGTTCAGTGGGAGCGTCTTTCTCCAtactccttgcgagtgttttcattttatatttgtgtgtttgactgtttgtcccgttccACAAACTGCTGAAAATGCATCAGCGACTGTCGCTTGCCTTTGTTTCCACTCGAGTGCCGTCGCGATAGTGAAAAATTGACCAAGCGACGGCACTCAAAAAGGTTGGGGcgcttgtaagtcaaggtgctACTGTAATGTGTCTTCTGAAAACATTAATGGTGCAGTTAACCACCACTTCTGAAGAAAAATTATACACAAACCTACTACAACAGGGACGTGGTCGCCGCCATTGTTATTTTGGTTGTTACATTCCTGCTCCCCAACCTGGTCCGTGCGAGGGGGCACATTCTGCTGCTCAATAAATGCGAATTAAGCGTTATGAAAAGGTATGCCATTATGGGCATTGGGTAAAGTAAACACATCGCTTAGCTTTAGAAGAGCCGAGGTGGCGAATGTGGACATTTTTCAGTTTCCTTCCACACATTTTTGCATTCTTGGGTTGCGTCTCTCAAAGGCCAGCTGAACCAACCGtgccttttattttataaagcaTTGTGCGCCTGTGGTCTGAGAACGCGCTACTCACGAGTGGAGAATGAATCCTCGCATATTGCCGTGGAGGAGCCAATTTTGAAAGCCATCAGCTCACTTCACACTTGGCACGGCCATCAGCTGTGTGTATAGAGTACTCTGATAGGAAGTGACGTGACCAAATGCAAATGAtcaacacttgttttatttttactttgattCTTTATCTGTGTTAGTGGCTAATACATTTACACAtagataattatatatatatatatatatatatatatatatataaagtttgGCACAAAAAGGCTACGGGGGGCAGAGGGGCACAGTTACTCATTTGCGGGGCATTGCGTAAGAATATTGTGTCGTGCAGCAGAAGATGTCACGCTTCAGTActcttttcatttgattgctttATATTTATGTCCAAGAAGCAAATATTTACcgtaattacaactttattattgCATTAGTGTAGGTTTGTGATTGACTACGGTGCattcaaacatactgtacatataaattGAGGTTACATTGCTTCCATAGGAACAAAGCTCTGTAAAACGAGGACCCCTTGTTCGAACACTAACACGTCATGCTTGAACACACCTCTGTTGGTACAGACGACCGCTTTCAGCGTTTAGACGGAAACAATAGCAATCTGGCTTATATTAAATAAACTCACACTTTGAGACCCTTGCTTTCAGGCTTCAAAAATAACTGCCAAAATAACAGTGTTTTACTGTTTTCTGTTCAAACGGAATAAGGCCTTAGGGTGATTACTATTCAATCACATTTTGTCTGCTAACACATAGAcactgacaaccattcacattcgcAACAAcacgcaatttagagttgtcagtgaACGGAGcttacatgtttttggactgggGGGGAAAAGCCAGTCTACACAGAGAAGCGCACAAGGATAAATGGAAACTCCACACGGACctatttgaacccagaaccttgtTGTTGTGGTTGCCATTGATCTGCCAAGTGTCGTCATCCGTTAGAAAAAGAGAATCTGCACAACTAAATGGAGTCAACGATTTCTCTCAACACTCGAAAAGCATCGTGGCATCTTTCATACAGATGTGCATGTCTCCATCCTTCTGGTGCATGAACACACTTGTAAATCTTTAGTTCAGAGTACAAACATGGTGTCCTTAGCAGGGGTTAATTGAGTGTTCCATCAGAGGATATCATGACCTGTCTGGCACCAAAACGTACAGCACATGCCTGGGTCTGGATGCAGTGAAGCGGGATTACTGCATAAGATGCTGGTGACCtagtttttttgggttgttgtttttttttttttttttggtgtttgttttgttttgtttcattttttggttttgtttgtatttctctCCGAACGCAGCAGCTGTCTGTCATaagataaaattaaaaaaaaaaaaaagtagtcacaAGGAGCTTGTCAATGTCTGGGGTCACTTAGTGCTGTTGAGCAGTCATTTGAGGGTTTTAATTCAGGAACAGGTTCATCTTTTATTTACCAGCCACCAGGGTGGCTTCTGTAAAATGGAAGTCTGTGGAAGAGCTTTTCATCATGTCCAAATGCCACATGATGAAAAGGAAAAACGCAGTACCCATATTACCAACACAATATTATACTAATCGATCTTAGCAGTTTGTTGTATGAATGATGAATGATGTGCAGTTGATGTTTCTCTCAGGTGTGATCAACCCATGAGATGAGGTTAAACCGTTGTGATATGGACATAGTGAGAGCTATTCACTCTCTCAAAGCATGCCACAAGTCAACAAGTCTCCAGTCCCAGAAAAGAAGACAAGAGAAATATGATCGGAGGTTCTTTGTGTGTCACAAGTTCAGGCAGAGGGTGaagaattccattttttttttctccatgccTTTTACTTTCTATTGCTACACAGCGATTAATGCGAGCTGTATTGCCGATGCGACAGTAACCCGGAGAGAGTATCCATAGTTTTTCGAATATGTATGTCTTGGTGAGAGGCATATTTTTCACCTCATAATAACACAGTGAAGAAAGGAGAGAAATTCATTGTGCATGACTGAGGTGTTATAAGACAGCGGATGCGGTTTACAAATGGATTTGTGCATTCGGTGATGTGTGTGCTTTGGCTCGATGCATGCTTTTTAGCAAATGCTCAACACAATAGTTTGATCCAGCAGAATTATTATGAAACGACACTCACATGAACGCAGCCTTAAATAATTTACACTTGCACCGTATAGCTGTATTTGTGGTGTCAAACATTTTGTCCTTTCTTGGAGCAAAGGTAACCAAAATGAGTATAAACATGAACATTGTATAAGACTGATACTGCTAATGCCACGCATAGCGCAAACTGACTTGTCTTGATGACATTTTGTCGCCACATGAATTTGTCAAGCCAAAtgtaaatggaaacaaaaactaTATACAACCATGATCATAAACTTAGTGTTAAACGAATACCTTTCTGATGGTGTTAATCAAAGCAAAGCATGAATTATCtctctacagtatatgttttgtCTCATTTGGTAAAGCATGTGTACGCAATGAAGAGTCTGGACTGCGTGTCTCTAAAATGTGTACACAGTTAACTAATTGGCTTTTCTTTTCGGATTACGCTCATTTGAATACTGGAAGTTTGAAATTGTAGTTTCATTATTCCACGCGTGTATGCTGTTTTTGAGATACCCTTTATATCTTTTTCAGTAAAACTAACATcctgctcaaaaaaaaaaccaaatcaatGAATACTCATCACTTCCAGAGACAAAACCTGTgtgcatattttgtatatttttgccaGCAGACAATGTAAAATAGCTGGAAAAGTGGGATGGATGCGGTACTATCAATCAAGGGAGTGGAGGAAATACACTCAACTCGAGAGGTTGAAAATCCCAGAGGAAGTGTGGGGCTAATATTTATTCACTGATAATAACTCCTTCCTTGAGGGAGCCAGGTGGCATCTGGCAACAAATATCCCCGGTCACATTCAAAGCCTGCAAATCACATTACTCGCTCTGCGCCTTGACTATAGTTGGCATGCAAGGCTACAGtttaattactgtttttttgtttttggatgaAGCGCTGCTAAAAATACACATGCCATTAATAATTAGCTGAGTTAAACCTTAGGCGGCagtcaagaaaaacaacaaatatgatGAAGATGAGACATTGTCATTGCTGGCTGTGTTGATTTTCATGGTCTCTTTTTGAATTGATGAAAAGTGACAGACAGCAAGACAGAAGTCTGAAAATCCGAAAGAAATCAACAGAACACTTGACAGGTGATAGTGATTGTCTGAGTGTGTGTTGCCCTCGGACATTTTCCTGTTTAATTGCCGTTGTCTTTGCTACAGTCACTTGAATTTCCAAAACACCACGTCTGACATAAGGCTATTTGGAATCGTCAATAAGTGCTTTGTGGCTATCAATAGCTTTTCAAACAAATCTGCTTTACATCTACCCGTCATACTAAATAGTACTTATATAAGCTAGTTTTATTTGGAGCAAAAAGAAAGAAGCCCTGGAAGTGTTATGAGCGCTGTGATTGTAGAGCAACACCACCTACATTGTCACACTGTACTTCCACCTACACTTATTACTCTGCGTAAGGCTCTCAGCTTCCCCACATTCACACTTCCGTTATGTGCCATGTAGAAATACAGCGTGCCCAGTGCTTAGGAAAGTTAAACACCCGCATCCTTAGGATTGGTCACCGACTACTTCTGTTTTTCTACAATTACCAGAAGTTTGAGCGATGGAGTAATTTGATGTTGTTTTCTGACTTTTTGTGCCTCACAGGTTCCCTGGGAGCTTTTAAAGTTGGACAAAGGTCCCAGAGCAGCAGAAGGCATGAAGCAACACTGTGGCTGATCCATGACACGAAACTCCACTCGCCCCCTGCTCTCATCAAACCGGACAATCAATCACTCACTTTGCCATCTCCACAAAACTACACAATGGCCAGCAAGAGGAAATCCACCGTACCCTGCATGATACCATCCAAATCCAAACATGTGCGCGAGGAAATTATACTGGGCTCACTGCCAGAACTCCTACCAACAATCCCGGAAGACGGCATActcagcatctctggagaggAGTCTGGCCATGTCTCCCACAGCTCATCCAAATCCGAATGTGGCAGCGAGGTGCAGAAAGGAGGTACATacagttgtccaccatgctCTTTCGAGTCCAGAGATTTAAACTACTATTTGGATCACATGCACAACTGCCACTTAGACTTCAGGGCCCATCCCACTTTCTACTGCTTGAACTGTGGGATCTCAGTTGTTCGCTTTGAGGCTCTGGCTCTGCATAATGCCAACACGCATCCTAAAATCATGGAGGGCTTGATGACTGCCTCCCTGAGTGTCAACAAGAGGGATGGCATCACAGCAGTGGAGCAAAGCCTCTTCACGGACAATGGAGACCCCTACCGAGAATCTGGAATCTCCCTTAGCAAAACCCCTATTGCAAAGATGATGAGAGCCAAGGGAGAGCACAAAAGGATTGTAGTATCTCATACCGTGGAAGTATTGAAGAAAGTCAGTGGGAAAGATGTAGACCCCAACATGCTGACAAATGTGCCTGAACTCCAAAATGGGGCTCTCAGTGTTTCTGGCGCCCAAGCTATGCCGAGGACAGCTGTTAGTCACGTGATTGCGACAACAGTCTCCAACCAAGTCTTTCACCAGCACACTCCCTCCCTGTACACCCCACCTTCCTCTGATTCCAATAAAGACCTTCCAAAGGTGATGATCCCTCTGAGCAGCATCCCTACCTACGATGCCGCCATGGACACCAGCAGCTTTCTTAAGACATCCTTTGGCAAGTTCCCCTACCCGACCAAAGCTGAGCTCTGTTACCTGACAGTAGTGTCGGAGTTCCCCGAAGAGCAGATCAAACTGTGGTTTACTGCCCAAAGACTCAAGCAGGGCATAAGCTGGTCTCCGGAGGAAATAGAAGAGGCCAGGAGGAAGATGTTCAACACCGTGTTCCAGGGTGGAGCACCCCAAAAGCAACCTGCCACGCAGCGTCATGTCAATCACATTGTTACTCACCACACCGTAACAACCCCTTCAGGTTCAAAAGGACCACACTTTCCAATGGCTGAAGTCCCCTATGGCAGCATAAGAAACAAGCCTGTCGGAGTCATTGCTAAGCAGGCCAGCATGTCCACTAATCCCCATGTGACGAGGGTCTCGTACTCGACTCCGCTTCTCCCTCAGAAGGTTCCGTCTCTGGTTAGAACAACGCAGACACTGACCAAGAATATTCAACCCACCGCGGAGCCGGATAAGAGCAGCAATGGCCTCACCGTGGATGTGGCGGCTGGATGCGGCAGCAGTCGcagcagcagtagcagcagCACTTGCAGCAATAGCAGCAGCATCACCAGCTATTCAAGCAGCGGTGTCAGTGGTGAGAATGTGTCCCGGAAAACCGGGAATAACAGCAGCGCGACCAACGGGATCCACAACTTTGCTGCCGGCTCCACAAATATTAGCAATAATGATTTGCACTACCCCAGCGACAAGACACGCAACAGTTTACTGACGGGACCGGAAGGTTTAAACAGTCACGGCGCCATAGAAAACACCAGCAACATAAAtcataacaaaaataacaatcatAACAGCGCCATCATCAGTCCTCAAGAGCAGGCTGACACCTTGAAGAAGGACGAGCAACGCGACATTCAGAGCAACAGCAGCAGTATTACCAATGAAAACCCTGCCTCTAAAGACAGTGTTCCCCACCTGAACCATGCCAGCACTTCCCCTAATCAAagcaccaccagcaccaccgTCATCACAAAAGGTAGTTCATCTGTGATTGATGAGGGTAAACGCAACAAGGAGTTTAGCATAAAAGGCATGTCAATCTTGCAGCAACTTATCAAGGAGGATGACCTTTTTACCGGAGACAGAAGTTGCTCAGAGCTGAAATTTGAACCCATCAAGATCAACTTCAGGagactgaaaatgaatgaaagcgAGAGCACCTCTGAGATTGCACATCAAGATCACAAGTCGGAGATAGCCGAAGGGTCCTTCTCACCCCCCTGGGCCAACAAGAATGCCCAGCAGCTGCGCATCCTTCGCCAGGCTTTTTCCAGCGCGCGCTGGCCCAACAGTCAGCAATACG
Encoded here:
- the zhx3a gene encoding zinc fingers and homeoboxes protein 3 isoform X1, which produces MSADARFPRSLGAFKVGQRSQSSRRHEATLWLIHDTKLHSPPALIKPDNQSLTLPSPQNYTMASKRKSTVPCMIPSKSKHVREEIILGSLPELLPTIPEDGILSISGEESGHVSHSSSKSECGSEVQKGGTYSCPPCSFESRDLNYYLDHMHNCHLDFRAHPTFYCLNCGISVVRFEALALHNANTHPKIMEGLMTASLSVNKRDGITAVEQSLFTDNGDPYRESGISLSKTPIAKMMRAKGEHKRIVVSHTVEVLKKVSGKDVDPNMLTNVPELQNGALSVSGAQAMPRTAVSHVIATTVSNQVFHQHTPSLYTPPSSDSNKDLPKVMIPLSSIPTYDAAMDTSSFLKTSFGKFPYPTKAELCYLTVVSEFPEEQIKLWFTAQRLKQGISWSPEEIEEARRKMFNTVFQGGAPQKQPATQRHVNHIVTHHTVTTPSGSKGPHFPMAEVPYGSIRNKPVGVIAKQASMSTNPHVTRVSYSTPLLPQKVPSLVRTTQTLTKNIQPTAEPDKSSNGLTVDVAAGCGSSRSSSSSSTCSNSSSITSYSSSGVSGENVSRKTGNNSSATNGIHNFAAGSTNISNNDLHYPSDKTRNSLLTGPEGLNSHGAIENTSNINHNKNNNHNSAIISPQEQADTLKKDEQRDIQSNSSSITNENPASKDSVPHLNHASTSPNQSTTSTTVITKGSSSVIDEGKRNKEFSIKGMSILQQLIKEDDLFTGDRSCSELKFEPIKINFRRLKMNESESTSEIAHQDHKSEIAEGSFSPPWANKNAQQLRILRQAFSSARWPNSQQYEDLSIQTGLPKSEVVRWFSDSRHSHKNGQLKWLETYLRPAVDAEEASGRGDVEAKLQKDLPAAKKKLIEQDVNKPLEGEGGINTDQRLQWQDFNSPLHGLMGTEGSRELIKAETSTQPGVLMDAWPERDHQQLTASQPLIEQPNDANQTR
- the zhx3a gene encoding zinc fingers and homeoboxes protein 3 isoform X2, encoding MASKRKSTVPCMIPSKSKHVREEIILGSLPELLPTIPEDGILSISGEESGHVSHSSSKSECGSEVQKGGTYSCPPCSFESRDLNYYLDHMHNCHLDFRAHPTFYCLNCGISVVRFEALALHNANTHPKIMEGLMTASLSVNKRDGITAVEQSLFTDNGDPYRESGISLSKTPIAKMMRAKGEHKRIVVSHTVEVLKKVSGKDVDPNMLTNVPELQNGALSVSGAQAMPRTAVSHVIATTVSNQVFHQHTPSLYTPPSSDSNKDLPKVMIPLSSIPTYDAAMDTSSFLKTSFGKFPYPTKAELCYLTVVSEFPEEQIKLWFTAQRLKQGISWSPEEIEEARRKMFNTVFQGGAPQKQPATQRHVNHIVTHHTVTTPSGSKGPHFPMAEVPYGSIRNKPVGVIAKQASMSTNPHVTRVSYSTPLLPQKVPSLVRTTQTLTKNIQPTAEPDKSSNGLTVDVAAGCGSSRSSSSSSTCSNSSSITSYSSSGVSGENVSRKTGNNSSATNGIHNFAAGSTNISNNDLHYPSDKTRNSLLTGPEGLNSHGAIENTSNINHNKNNNHNSAIISPQEQADTLKKDEQRDIQSNSSSITNENPASKDSVPHLNHASTSPNQSTTSTTVITKGSSSVIDEGKRNKEFSIKGMSILQQLIKEDDLFTGDRSCSELKFEPIKINFRRLKMNESESTSEIAHQDHKSEIAEGSFSPPWANKNAQQLRILRQAFSSARWPNSQQYEDLSIQTGLPKSEVVRWFSDSRHSHKNGQLKWLETYLRPAVDAEEASGRGDVEAKLQKDLPAAKKKLIEQDVNKPLEGEGGINTDQRLQWQDFNSPLHGLMGTEGSRELIKAETSTQPGVLMDAWPERDHQQLTASQPLIEQPNDANQTRDRLRMELLEV